The window GGTCGCAAAATAATCCGCCGCGCGGTTTACCGACGGCAGATTCGCCTCCAGCCAGGCCCGGTCACCCGTCATGCGATAGAGGACATCCGCGTTCTGGATATACGTCGGGTAGCCCAACGCGCGCAACGGGTTATCGGGCACCCAGTGTTCATACAATCCGCCATTCGGGTCCACGACCGCCTGGGCCCCTGGCGGGCCAATGGCTTTGCCCGCCGACGCGGGAAGTATCGCGAACGGCAACTGCCCATCCACCCGCTGGAAGGACGTGACGTAGTCCCAGTTCAGCCGGACCGTTTCCACCTGCCCCAGAAACAGCAGCGCATCCGCCATCTGGTGTCCGTCCAGCGCGGGATAGGTATTCCCGAGCCCGTGGCCGATTCCATCCGCGCAGACGGACCAGTAGCCGGGGAAGATGTCTGGGTTCACGGCGGCAAGCACATTCTGCGTGGCCGCGGCTTCATACGCGGTCTGAATCTCAGCATCGGGGACGTTCAGATCTGTGGCTTCCGCGGTCGCATCGAGGAACTTTCCATCCACGACCTCATCCACGTGCTCTTCGAGCGTGTTCAACGTAAAGAAGGCCACACCCTCGATGCCTTCCTCGCGGGCAATGGTCAGGTAGTCGTTGATATCCGATGTTTTCTTAATCGCCCCGTGGCTCGTTACGACGCCAAGGGTAAAGGTCAATCGCGCCGCCTGGACGTCTGGCATGAGCGCCCGCGCGGCTTGCATGCGCCCGCGAAATTCGTCGAGGTAGCGCTCGCCATAATTATCGGTGTAGCAATAGCCCGAAGCATTCACGACGTCGATGTAGCCCGCTTTTACCCAATCCGCCCAGCGCTGGCCCACGTAATGGCCATCGGACACGTGGGCGCCCCAGGAATAAAGCACTTTCCGCACGCCCGGCAGGCCGGCGTCGATGGCCTTCGCCAGTTCCGTGAGTTGGGATTCCTTGAATCGTTGCCAGGGCGTGTCGCCCCGGTCGGTAACCGTATAGGGCGCGCCACTCGTGGCCTCGTTGTAGGCTGCCATGCCCGCCTCGTCGAGGAGGATGGGCCGATTCGGATAGCGAAGGTAGTCCAGGGTCACCCCATCCAGCTGGTAGCGCGTCACCAGTTCCCGCAGCATACCGACGATCCATTCACGCGCGGCAGGATTCGCCGCGGAGATATAGCCATAGGGCCCCCCGTCTTCGTGGCGAATCGCCCATTCCGGGTGTTGAGCCAGAATGCCCCTGGGCTCGTCGTGGCCCGATACCAGCACCGGAACCGTCGGATAGACCCGTATACCCGCCTTCCGCGCCTCGGCGATGAAGGCGCCCGCGGCGTCCCACTCGCCATACAGATGCTCTGGGTGGTGGGCGCTCGGATAATAGGCGCGCCCGGCGGAGTCGTACACATAGGGCATCAGGACCGTGATGCCCGCACGCTTTGCTGTAGCCACACTGTGCCGGATATCCGCTTCGCGCTTCTCCACGGGATCGCCCGGGGCCGCCACGCGGTGAAGGTGTACGTAGGCGCCGATGAAGGGCTCCGCGACCAACGCCGCCCAGGGCATGAGCAACGCGGCGACAAGCGCGATGGCCCGAATCATGGCTCGCCCGCCTCCAGCCCGAGAAGGGATACCTTGCCTCGGCTCGGCCCGTAGATTCCATTCGCGACCGTGAGGCCCGAGGCCGACACAGCGCCCAGTTTGAGGTCGTGCGGCAATGGACACGACCCGATGTGGACCTCGTCCTGGAAAATGATCAGGTTCGCATTGGCCAGGCGAAACAGAAGCTCGGTGGACTCTTTCCACGTGAACGGCGCCGCCACTTGGGCCGGCGCGGTGAGCTTGTGCACCACACCGTACTCCGACACAGCGGCCTCGGGCACGATGGCCTGCACCTCGGGAATCCACGGCGTCCCGCCCTTGTTCATCGTGGCGATATACAGCGCGTCCCGGTAGTTGGTCAGATTGACAATTCGCTGGCCCCACGCGTTATAGGCCGGGGGTTTGTCCTTCATGGCGCGCGCGTAGGGCTCCTGGTCCTCGATGCTCAATGCCGG is drawn from Candidatus Hydrogenedentota bacterium and contains these coding sequences:
- a CDS encoding family 10 glycosylhydrolase, giving the protein MIRAIALVAALLMPWAALVAEPFIGAYVHLHRVAAPGDPVEKREADIRHSVATAKRAGITVLMPYVYDSAGRAYYPSAHHPEHLYGEWDAAGAFIAEARKAGIRVYPTVPVLVSGHDEPRGILAQHPEWAIRHEDGGPYGYISAANPAAREWIVGMLRELVTRYQLDGVTLDYLRYPNRPILLDEAGMAAYNEATSGAPYTVTDRGDTPWQRFKESQLTELAKAIDAGLPGVRKVLYSWGAHVSDGHYVGQRWADWVKAGYIDVVNASGYCYTDNYGERYLDEFRGRMQAARALMPDVQAARLTFTLGVVTSHGAIKKTSDINDYLTIAREEGIEGVAFFTLNTLEEHVDEVVDGKFLDATAEATDLNVPDAEIQTAYEAAATQNVLAAVNPDIFPGYWSVCADGIGHGLGNTYPALDGHQMADALLFLGQVETVRLNWDYVTSFQRVDGQLPFAILPASAGKAIGPPGAQAVVDPNGGLYEHWVPDNPLRALGYPTYIQNADVLYRMTGDRAWLEANLPSVNRAADYFATMITPEGAVGGAGYYVERPTRVEYDGVTQGHAVDAFRRLAALNQIAGNDDAAQRYAALADKIEAHFQQEFWAGDHFAEYIHPERGKIVGHGLTDTDWAAIATGVATNAQRATLWPQLRHEMKFRYSGMPTGIATRPETYESWEFSHDDRMDLAAMGRVWYIECWARARMGDGAGLVEAILPVCETGKASGYYWRERYNAEGGFGVEKYCEYPANLIRIVQRFVMGVDYRLDGSLALAPCVPDSWWDAGFGQTLRWRGRELSYRFRKGGISGTYAGNDTLELRVRPTNRWAGTDVRAIASGAPLDAVTEDGAIVVRLNPTDAGETTKFEINWP